Proteins encoded within one genomic window of Streptomyces sp. NBC_01314:
- a CDS encoding alpha/beta hydrolase: MRGKNEDPMSAFHPDLKRGRFLPNVSYGRLSSRLVRRVKWRATDPGPDVTVQEILVPGPKGAPPVSLRVFQPTGLKAAAPALLWIHGGGLIFGAPEQDDRTNIAFARELGITVAAVRYRLGPAHPAPAAVEDAYAALRGLAERADDLHIDIDRIAIGGASAGGGLAAALALLAHDRAEIRPVFQLLLYPMLDDRTTTRTDLKSLKVRVWTPKSNRYGWTSYLGNSVAGPDVSPYAAAARREDLTGLPPAWIGVGTQDLFHDEDVEYARRLNASGVPCHLDVIPGAFHGFDLVFPKAEISREFWRRQARALKGAL; this comes from the coding sequence ATGAGGGGAAAGAACGAGGACCCGATGAGTGCCTTCCACCCCGATCTCAAACGAGGTCGCTTCCTCCCCAATGTGTCCTACGGACGTCTGTCGTCGCGCCTCGTGCGGAGAGTGAAGTGGCGCGCGACCGATCCAGGACCGGACGTCACTGTCCAGGAGATCCTCGTGCCCGGGCCCAAGGGCGCGCCGCCCGTCTCGCTTCGCGTCTTCCAGCCCACCGGCCTGAAGGCAGCGGCTCCGGCGCTGCTCTGGATCCACGGAGGCGGGCTGATCTTCGGCGCTCCCGAGCAGGACGACCGTACGAACATCGCCTTCGCCCGCGAGCTCGGCATCACCGTCGCCGCGGTCCGTTACCGACTGGGGCCGGCCCATCCCGCGCCCGCCGCGGTCGAGGATGCCTACGCCGCGCTGCGGGGACTGGCCGAGCGCGCGGACGACCTGCACATCGACATCGACCGCATCGCGATCGGCGGCGCCAGCGCAGGCGGCGGACTCGCCGCCGCCCTCGCCCTGCTCGCCCATGACCGGGCCGAGATCCGCCCCGTGTTCCAACTGCTCCTCTACCCCATGCTGGACGACCGCACCACGACGAGAACCGACCTGAAGAGCCTCAAGGTCCGCGTCTGGACGCCCAAGAGCAACCGCTACGGCTGGACGTCCTACCTCGGCAACTCCGTCGCGGGCCCGGACGTCTCCCCATACGCGGCCGCAGCCCGCCGCGAGGATCTCACCGGTCTTCCTCCGGCCTGGATCGGCGTCGGCACCCAAGATCTCTTCCACGACGAAGACGTCGAGTACGCGCGCCGACTGAATGCCAGCGGCGTCCCCTGCCACCTCGACGTCATCCCCGGCGCCTTCCACGGCTTCGACCTCGTGTTCCCCAAAGCCGAAATCTCACGGGAGTTCTGGCGCCGACAAGCACGAGCGCTGAAGGGCGCGCTGTGA